Within the Amycolatopsis sp. 195334CR genome, the region CTTGGTGAAGCCGACCACGCCGTGCTTGGCGGCCGAGTACGGGGCACCGAGCACCACGCCCTGCTTGCCCGCGGTGGAGGCGATGTTGACGATCCGGCCCCAGCCGCGCCCGGACATGCCACCGGCGGACAGCACGGCCCTGCTCATCAGGAAGACGCTGTGCAGGTTCGTGCTGATCACGTCGAACCACAGCTCGTCGGCGATCTCCGCGGTCACCCCGCCGCCACCGCGACCGGCGTTGTTGACCAGGATGTCGACCGGCCCGTACCGGTCCACCGCCGCGTCCACAAAGGACTTCACCTGGTCCGGGGAGCGCACGTCGCAGGCGCGGCCGCCGGCTTCGTACCCCTTCGCGCGCAACTGCTTCACGGTGGCGTCGACGGCCTCGCCGTCGCGGGCGCACAGGAAGACCCGTGCTCCCCGCTCGGCGAGCAGTCCGGCGATCGCGTGACCGATCCCGCTGGTGCCACCGGTCACCAGCGCGGTCCGTCCACTGTGCTCGGTCATCCTGGGTTCCTCCGGCACCGGCTCAGCCCGCCCGCACCGAGCTCGCGGCGTTCACCAGGTCCAGCAGTTCGCGCGGGGTCCGCACGTCGGCCACCGCGTCGTCCTCGACGCGCACCCCGTGGTCGCGGGTGATGCGGGCGACGGTCTCGATCACCGCGATCGAGTCGTAGCCCAGCTCGTCGAACGCGGTGTCGAGGATTTCGCCGTCGAGATCGACCTCCTCGTCCACGCCGGCGCTCTCGCGCAGCAGGTTCCTCAGTTCGTCCAGGGTCAGCACGCTTTCTCCTCCGGTCGCCGATCGCGCAGTACCACCACCGAGTTGAACCCGCCCGCACCGCGGGCGAGCACCACCACCGTGCGCAGGTCGGCGGTTCTCGGGCTGCCGGTCACCAGATCGATCCGGTGCCCGGGGTCGGGAATCACCCTCGCCGTGGCCGGCAGCACCCCGTGCCGCAGCGAGAGCAGAGCGGTCGCCACGTCGAGCGCGGCGCCGCCGGCGGCCAGCCGACCGGTGAGCGCCTTGGGCGCGGTCACCGGCACCGCGTGCGGGCCGAACACCGCGGTGATCGCGCCGGCCTCGGCCCGGTCGGCCTCGGGGGTCGCGGCGGCGTCGGCGAACACCGCGTCCACCTCGCCCGGCTCGGTACCGGCGTCGCGGAGCGCGTTCTCGATCGCCCGGCGCAGCGCGGGCGGGCGGCCGCGCCCCGGCGGCGGGTCGAAGGTGGCCGCGTATCCGGCGAGTTCGCCGTAGACCACCGGCGCACCGCGGTCGCGCGCCGAGGTTTCGCTTTCCAGCACCAGGATCGCGCCGCCCTCGCCGGGCACGTGCCCGGCGGCCCGGCGGTCGAAGGGCAGGTACGCGGTGTCCGGATCGGTGCCGGTGCTCAGCCGCCCGTCGGCCGAGAGCGCCACCCAGCCCCACGGGCAGAGCGCAC harbors:
- a CDS encoding acyl carrier protein; amino-acid sequence: MLTLDELRNLLRESAGVDEEVDLDGEILDTAFDELGYDSIAVIETVARITRDHGVRVEDDAVADVRTPRELLDLVNAASSVRAG
- a CDS encoding ketosynthase chain-length factor; this translates as MSAAVFTGIGVTAPNGLGAGRYWEAALAGRGGIGPVRRFDASGYPATLAGEVPGFDPAAHLPGRLLPQTDHMTRLALVAADWALADSGIRPGELPDGELGVVTASSAGGFEFGQRELQKLWRHGGDHVSAYQSFAWFYAVNTGQISIRHGLKGPGGVVVTDQAGGLDALGEARRRLRRGARAIVTGAVDGALCPWGWVALSADGRLSTGTDPDTAYLPFDRRAAGHVPGEGGAILVLESETSARDRGAPVVYGELAGYAATFDPPPGRGRPPALRRAIENALRDAGTEPGEVDAVFADAAATPEADRAEAGAITAVFGPHAVPVTAPKALTGRLAAGGAALDVATALLSLRHGVLPATARVIPDPGHRIDLVTGSPRTADLRTVVVLARGAGGFNSVVVLRDRRPEEKAC
- a CDS encoding SDR family NAD(P)-dependent oxidoreductase, which codes for MTEHSGRTALVTGGTSGIGHAIAGLLAERGARVFLCARDGEAVDATVKQLRAKGYEAGGRACDVRSPDQVKSFVDAAVDRYGPVDILVNNAGRGGGGVTAEIADELWFDVISTNLHSVFLMSRAVLSAGGMSGRGWGRIVNIASTAGKQGVVLGAPYSAAKHGVVGFTKALGNELAPTGITVNAVCPGYVETPMAQGVRARYAAFWGITEEAVLAKFEAKIPLGRYATPAEVAGLTGYLVSDTAASITAQALNVCGGLGNF